A single window of Salmo salar chromosome ssa21, Ssal_v3.1, whole genome shotgun sequence DNA harbors:
- the LOC106581698 gene encoding solute carrier family 35 member F5 produces MVWVFLMNRMGSQGSTVAQRRRMALGVVILLLVDIIWVASSELTSYIFKRQEYNKPFFSTFTKTSMFVLYLLGFLLWRPWRQQCTGSLQGRHAAFFSDAEAYFTPCINDTSLNDHTLSEPLYVPVKFQDLPTEQTNCAIGDCDSTSKKQRVRFSNVMEVRQLPSTQALEAKLSRMSYPAAKDHESMLRTVGKLTVTDVAKISFFFCFVWFLANLSYQEALSDTQVAIVNILSSTSGLFTLILAAIFPSNSSDRFTLSKLLAVALSMGGVVLVSFSSMDSPDGKGTIGSLWSLAGAALYAVYIVMIKRKVDREDKLDIPMFFGFVGLFNLLLLWPGFLVLHYTGFEAFELPSKLVWTYILINGLIGTVLSEFLWLWGCFLTSSLIGTLALSLTIPLSIIADICMQKVRFSWLFFAGAVPVFLSFFIATLLCHYNNWDPVMVALRRVFAFICRSKHRIQRLPEDCEQCESLIPLHTVSHDNESFCS; encoded by the exons TACATATTCAAGCGGCAGGAGTACAACAAGCCCTTCTTCAGCACATTCACCAAGACCTCCATGTTTGTGCTGTACCTGCTGGGGTTCCTGCTGTGGCGGCCATGGAGGCAGCAGTGCACGGGCAGTCTCCAGGGACGACACGCAGCCTTT TTTTCTGATGCCGAGGCCTACTTTACCCCCTGTATCAACGACACTAGTTTGAATGACCATACCCTT AGTGAACCCTTGTATGTTCCAGTGAAGTTTCAGGACCTTCCGACTGAACAGACAAACTGTGCCATTGGAGATTGTGATTCCA CCTCTAAAAAGCAGCGGGTGCGCTTCAGCAACGTCATGGAGGTGCGCCAGCTCCCGTCCACACAGGCCCTGGAGGCCAAGCTATCGCGAATGTCCTACCCTGCCGCCAAGGACCACGAGTCCATGCTGCGCACAGTGGGAAAGCTCACCGTCACCGACGTGGCCAAGATCAGCTTCTTCTTCTGCTTTGTG TGGTTCCTAGCAAACCTCTCCTACCAAGAGGCCCTGTCGGACACGCAGGTTGCCATAGTGAACATTCTGTCCTCCACTTCAG GTCTCTTCACCCTCATCCTGGCGGCCATATTTCCCAGTAATAGCAGCGACCGCTTTACTCTGTCCAAGCTCTTAGCTGTGGCTCTGAG CATGGGAGGAGTGGTTCTGGTCAGTTTCTCCAGCATGGACAGCCCTGACGGAAAAGGCACTATAG GCTCTCTGTGGTCATTGGCTGGGGCTGCTCTGTACGCAGTCTACATCGTCATGATCAAGAGGAAGGTGGACCGGGAAGACAAGCTGGACATCCCCATGTTCTTTG GGTTTGTGGGTTTGTTCAACCTGCTCCTCCTGTGGCCAGGGTTCCTTGTGCTTCACTACACAGGTTTCGAGGCCTTTGAGCTGCCCAGCAAGCTAGTGTGGACCTACATCCTCATCAACGGCCTCATCGGTACCGTGCTCTCCGAGTTCCTCTGGCTCTG GGGCTGctttctcacctcctccctaatAGGCACACTGGCCCTCAGCCTCACTATCCCACTCTCCATCATAGCAGACATATGCATGCAGAAG GTGCGTTTCTCCTGGCTGTTTTTCGCTGGAGCGGTTCCCGTATTCCTCTCCTTCTTCATCGCCACTCTGTTATGTCACTACAACAACTGGGACCCTGTTATGGTGGCGCTACGAAGAGTGTTTGCCTTCATATGCCGCTCGAAACACCGGATTCAAAG ATTGCCAGAAGACTGCGAACAGTGTGAAAGCCTTATTCCCTTACACACTGTCTCCCATGACAATGAAAGCTTCTGCTCGTGA